The following are encoded together in the Sulfuricurvum sp. genome:
- a CDS encoding diguanylate cyclase — protein MLIKLLLALFIIVPSLYSIENITIGVLSFHSKSESLKEWEPTARYLHQKEPNFTFTILPLNYPEINEAVKNNKLDFVITNSGHYIYLEKKYHISRIATMMHYKNNQWVDRFGGVIFTRAERSDITTLDDTKGKKIAAVDAESLGGYSAQIFEFFNHDIALETLDIYFTGMPHKQVVEEVLKGNADVGFVRTDLLESMEKEGTIHLNQLKIINQRKFKNFPYQLSTLLYPEWPIARMPQTPNDLSNKVVIALLQQHLESKPNDGDIGWSSPLEYSQVHEMFQSLRIPPYEQAEIFTMVDIWNKYKITIFSLSSVSFIFLAIIAWMYRKNSYEKTYVKSILDASPNPTVVTNGEVIISANKSMLEFLGYQTLEQFKQQHNCVCDFFEEGDTDEYLQSMMKDQLWIQYVIDHPTREHKVKITIDGKTTIYTIKASIVGNKNDLETIVIFTDITLMINQSTTDTLTNVANRLHFDLIFEHVLHSTQRDNSPLCIIFFDIDHFKQVNDTFGHLIGDNVLRDIAQITKNSLRKSDVIARWGGEEFIILLPNTPLSYAIQVAETLRVIIQSTPFEVVGHLTCSFGVSDLHEGESEDDLLRRVDVLLYNAKENGRNKVIVG, from the coding sequence ATGCTTATTAAACTACTGCTAGCATTATTTATAATAGTCCCTTCATTATATTCCATAGAAAATATTACTATCGGGGTATTGTCTTTTCATTCAAAATCAGAATCGCTCAAAGAGTGGGAACCTACAGCACGATACCTCCATCAAAAAGAGCCTAATTTTACCTTCACTATTCTCCCACTTAACTATCCCGAAATCAATGAAGCGGTCAAAAACAATAAACTTGATTTTGTTATTACCAATTCAGGTCATTACATTTATCTCGAAAAAAAATACCATATATCCCGTATCGCGACCATGATGCATTATAAAAACAACCAATGGGTTGACCGCTTTGGCGGAGTTATTTTCACCCGTGCAGAACGCTCCGATATCACCACTCTCGACGATACAAAAGGGAAAAAAATTGCAGCGGTAGATGCAGAGTCACTTGGCGGCTATTCTGCACAAATATTTGAGTTTTTTAATCACGATATAGCGCTTGAAACACTGGATATCTATTTTACAGGGATGCCCCACAAGCAAGTAGTTGAAGAGGTTTTAAAAGGTAATGCAGATGTAGGATTTGTCCGCACCGATTTATTGGAAAGTATGGAAAAAGAAGGAACCATCCACCTCAATCAACTGAAAATTATCAATCAACGTAAATTTAAAAATTTCCCTTATCAACTCTCTACCTTACTCTATCCTGAGTGGCCAATCGCACGAATGCCGCAAACACCTAATGATCTCTCCAATAAAGTAGTCATAGCTTTACTTCAGCAACATCTTGAAAGTAAACCTAATGATGGTGATATCGGATGGTCATCACCTCTTGAGTACAGCCAAGTTCATGAAATGTTTCAATCTCTCCGTATTCCTCCATACGAACAAGCGGAAATTTTTACTATGGTTGATATTTGGAATAAATATAAAATTACTATTTTTTCTCTTTCATCTGTAAGCTTTATATTTTTAGCGATTATTGCGTGGATGTATCGAAAAAATTCATATGAAAAAACGTATGTTAAATCGATTTTAGATGCCTCACCGAATCCGACTGTTGTAACCAATGGAGAAGTTATTATTAGTGCTAATAAATCTATGCTTGAGTTTTTAGGCTATCAAACACTGGAACAATTCAAACAACAACATAACTGCGTATGTGATTTTTTTGAAGAGGGAGATACCGATGAGTACCTCCAAAGTATGATGAAAGATCAACTATGGATTCAATATGTCATTGATCACCCTACACGTGAACATAAAGTTAAAATAACAATTGATGGTAAAACAACCATCTACACCATAAAAGCTTCTATTGTAGGTAATAAAAACGACTTAGAGACTATTGTCATTTTTACCGACATCACTTTAATGATTAACCAATCGACAACCGACACTCTTACCAACGTTGCTAATCGACTCCATTTTGATCTCATATTTGAACATGTTTTACATAGTACACAACGGGATAACTCCCCATTATGTATTATATTCTTTGATATTGACCATTTTAAGCAGGTAAACGACACTTTCGGTCATTTAATCGGGGATAATGTGCTACGAGACATAGCTCAAATTACTAAAAATTCACTCCGCAAAAGTGATGTTATAGCACGTTGGGGAGGAGAAGAGTTTATCATTCTTCTTCCCAATACACCACTATCGTATGCAATTCAGGTAGCTGAAACTTTACGTGTAATAATTCAATCTACACCCTTTGAGGTTGTTGGTCATCTGACATGTTCATTCGGAGTCAGTGATTTACATGAAGGCGAAAGCGAAGATGATTTATTACGTCGTGTTGATGTTTTACTTTATAATGCAAAAGAGAATGGGCGAAACAAAGTAATAGTAGGCTAA
- a CDS encoding tyrosine-type recombinase/integrase, which produces MAINPNDYPNVVRANLKANADYTKFFYLFKVNGKQHKGIIDLSDKQWGKRDKIKYAEIQFLEAKDKVENNINSDATVNAMVQRYIDTLPEGNYKKNRMSYYERNVKPILGSKKISTVMPHHIQSIVDQQIKNGDSPRTAKQAIEILSPALRIARANQIMFHNPCEDVKIKLPKTKKIVSNATERLKIVHDAIMSLYAHDPFYRAFFLLALQGRRRGEIINLLAEDVILDQDYYIIRDTKNGEDQKIFLPPKVKEALIEFMPENGILFKSRVTGGKINTVHKQILKIRAIAGDWFSMHYTRNLIVSAMAEKGVDSIHLSGALGHNDPNTIIKYLSLNYTLGSRMASEMIDDVSIIVKEQEESI; this is translated from the coding sequence ATGGCTATTAATCCCAACGATTATCCCAATGTAGTTCGAGCTAATTTAAAAGCTAATGCAGATTACACGAAATTTTTTTACCTCTTCAAAGTCAATGGAAAACAGCATAAAGGGATTATCGATTTATCCGATAAGCAATGGGGAAAACGTGATAAAATCAAATATGCAGAAATTCAATTTTTAGAAGCTAAAGATAAAGTTGAAAATAATATCAATTCGGATGCAACCGTTAACGCAATGGTGCAACGATATATCGATACTCTCCCCGAGGGCAATTATAAAAAAAATAGAATGTCATATTATGAGCGTAACGTAAAACCTATCCTTGGTAGTAAAAAGATTTCGACTGTTATGCCTCATCATATTCAATCTATCGTTGATCAACAGATTAAAAATGGTGACAGTCCACGCACCGCTAAACAAGCTATCGAAATCTTATCCCCTGCCCTTCGTATCGCTAGAGCCAATCAGATCATGTTTCATAACCCATGCGAAGATGTAAAAATCAAACTACCGAAGACCAAAAAAATCGTATCCAATGCAACAGAACGCCTTAAAATCGTTCACGATGCTATTATGTCACTCTATGCTCATGATCCATTCTATCGAGCCTTTTTCCTCCTCGCATTACAAGGCAGACGTAGAGGTGAAATTATCAATCTCCTAGCCGAAGATGTTATTTTGGATCAAGACTATTACATCATACGTGATACGAAAAACGGTGAGGATCAAAAGATTTTTTTACCTCCAAAAGTGAAAGAGGCTCTTATAGAATTTATGCCTGAAAATGGGATACTTTTTAAATCGAGAGTTACGGGTGGCAAAATCAATACGGTTCATAAACAAATTCTGAAAATCAGAGCAATAGCAGGCGATTGGTTCTCTATGCACTACACCCGAAACCTCATCGTATCTGCAATGGCTGAAAAAGGTGTTGATTCGATTCACCTATCAGGCGCACTGGGTCATAACGATCCAAATACGATCATTAAATACCTTTCTCTCAATTACACCCTTGGAAGCCGTATGGCATCAGAAATGATCGATGATGTTTCGATAATAGTAAAAGAACAGGAAGAATCAATCTAA
- the msrA gene encoding peptide-methionine (S)-S-oxide reductase MsrA encodes MKLLWVLLIFTSVMVHASTLSKAYYAGGCFWGVEYHLEKLKGVKEVHSGYMGGSVKNPTYEQVSNHSTGHLESVEVLYDPTIISYENLTKMFFEIHDPTQKNGQGPDIGEQYQSAIFVNTYQERRTALSLIQQLRSNGFDVVTKVLPLSTFYPAETYHQDYYVQHGKLPYCHSYVKRFR; translated from the coding sequence ATGAAATTATTATGGGTTCTTCTCATCTTTACTTCTGTGATGGTACATGCTTCGACTTTATCAAAAGCCTATTATGCCGGAGGGTGTTTTTGGGGTGTTGAATATCATCTTGAAAAGCTTAAAGGGGTCAAAGAGGTGCACTCTGGGTATATGGGTGGATCTGTTAAAAATCCTACTTACGAGCAAGTAAGCAACCACTCTACAGGTCATTTAGAGAGCGTTGAAGTTTTATACGACCCTACTATCATATCGTATGAAAATCTCACTAAAATGTTTTTTGAGATTCATGACCCTACACAAAAAAATGGACAAGGACCCGATATTGGGGAGCAGTATCAATCGGCTATATTTGTCAATACCTATCAAGAACGACGTACTGCCCTTTCTTTAATTCAACAACTTCGTTCCAATGGGTTTGATGTTGTAACCAAAGTTCTCCCCCTTAGCACTTTTTACCCTGCTGAAACCTACCATCAAGATTACTACGTCCAACATGGAAAACTCCCTTATTGTCACTCGTATGTAAAACGGTTTCGATAA
- a CDS encoding NUDIX hydrolase, protein MKTQRIPFGSIEHSKKNAVFLAIYVESISPWKYFKDDMQHLKCPALIMIDRWDGRMGFPGGTVDEGETLLEALVREIKEEIGITIKPDKVHPIVTHENRIVTHFYGLKVLEAEFLHIYYHILNNFSRSILLHAYEEGDQSHFMSEITGIKIVPLLHHQNKGINRFMENAFAGATKEDIVVLLSEVLHIPLA, encoded by the coding sequence ATGAAAACCCAGAGAATACCCTTTGGCTCAATAGAACATTCGAAAAAAAACGCTGTTTTTTTAGCCATTTATGTCGAATCTATCTCTCCATGGAAATATTTTAAAGATGATATGCAGCACCTCAAATGTCCTGCGCTCATTATGATTGATCGATGGGATGGACGAATGGGCTTTCCAGGAGGAACTGTTGATGAGGGTGAGACACTACTCGAAGCACTGGTTCGTGAAATCAAAGAGGAGATAGGAATCACCATCAAACCCGATAAAGTTCATCCGATAGTGACCCATGAGAACCGCATCGTTACGCACTTTTATGGGCTCAAAGTTTTGGAAGCGGAGTTTTTACATATCTACTATCATATACTCAACAATTTCTCACGTTCTATCCTTCTTCACGCATACGAAGAGGGTGACCAATCCCATTTTATGTCTGAAATTACAGGGATAAAAATTGTCCCCCTCCTCCACCATCAAAACAAAGGGATCAATCGATTTATGGAAAACGCTTTTGCAGGAGCGACAAAAGAGGATATTGTAGTATTATTGAGCGAAGTACTTCACATCCCCCTCGCCTAA
- a CDS encoding RluA family pseudouridine synthase produces the protein MQRENVTFLVEEAIRLDLFLTQMLTQTRNQIAQLIEQHAINVDGKPTAKAGLKLKPNQSVTIIFPEAKSTPAHVIDFDVEVLFEDDDIMVINKPSSLTVHPAPSVKEPTLVDWLKTRGITLSTLSGEERHGIVHRLDRGTSGVMVVAKNNIAHEALSLQLQDKSMGRYYLAVITPPLKEEETLIDKPIGRSAQNRLKMAVVETGKNAKTMFRKLASSLDETSELIVCKLFTGRTHQIRVHLESISRHILGDHLYGSHQKDAKVEHILLHAYMLYLTHPTSGEPLSFNAPMDGVMNEYLEKHFESKELHATLSNLRFEHLFSA, from the coding sequence ATGCAACGCGAAAATGTAACCTTTCTTGTTGAAGAAGCAATCCGATTGGATCTTTTTTTAACTCAGATGCTCACTCAAACCCGCAACCAGATTGCCCAATTGATTGAACAACATGCGATAAACGTTGATGGAAAGCCCACTGCCAAAGCAGGATTAAAGCTCAAGCCCAATCAGAGTGTGACGATCATCTTCCCCGAAGCCAAATCAACCCCTGCACATGTGATCGATTTTGATGTTGAAGTGCTGTTCGAAGACGATGATATCATGGTAATCAACAAACCCAGTTCCCTCACCGTCCACCCAGCACCCAGCGTCAAAGAGCCCACTCTCGTCGATTGGCTCAAAACACGCGGAATCACCCTCTCAACACTCAGTGGTGAAGAGCGACATGGTATCGTCCATCGGCTCGACCGAGGAACCAGCGGTGTGATGGTTGTCGCTAAAAACAACATAGCTCACGAAGCACTTTCGTTGCAGTTACAAGATAAAAGTATGGGGCGTTACTATCTTGCAGTCATCACCCCGCCACTCAAAGAGGAAGAGACGCTGATCGATAAACCAATCGGACGAAGTGCCCAAAACCGTCTCAAAATGGCGGTCGTAGAAACAGGTAAAAATGCCAAGACAATGTTTCGAAAACTTGCCTCCTCTCTCGATGAAACAAGTGAGCTGATTGTCTGTAAACTCTTTACCGGAAGAACCCATCAGATTCGCGTCCACCTCGAATCTATCAGCCGTCATATCCTAGGAGATCACCTCTATGGAAGCCACCAAAAAGATGCTAAGGTGGAACATATTTTGCTCCATGCCTATATGCTCTATTTAACCCATCCAACCAGTGGTGAGCCACTCTCTTTTAATGCTCCGATGGATGGCGTTATGAACGAATATTTAGAAAAACATTTTGAATCAAAGGAACTGCATGCAACGCTCTCTAACCTACGCTTTGAGCATCTCTTTAGCGCTTAG
- a CDS encoding rhodanese-like domain-containing protein has product MLNFGPFKSLSTKEFQHKKEEGYAVIDIRRADEWETYGVIEGSHKITFFDEVGEVDLDRFMDAFTQVVRDKEQPFILVCAHASRTKTVGEMMGLQFGYKNVYELDGGINWGWIDQGLKTAQYSP; this is encoded by the coding sequence ATGCTAAATTTCGGGCCGTTTAAATCGCTTTCAACCAAAGAGTTTCAACACAAAAAAGAAGAAGGCTATGCCGTTATCGATATACGAAGAGCCGACGAGTGGGAAACCTATGGTGTCATCGAGGGTAGCCATAAAATCACCTTTTTCGATGAGGTTGGAGAGGTCGATTTAGATAGGTTTATGGATGCATTTACCCAAGTGGTAAGGGATAAAGAACAACCGTTCATCCTCGTATGTGCTCATGCAAGCAGAACCAAAACAGTTGGTGAGATGATGGGGTTACAGTTCGGATATAAAAACGTCTATGAGTTAGATGGGGGGATTAATTGGGGTTGGATCGATCAAGGATTAAAAACTGCTCAATATTCACCATAA
- a CDS encoding DUF1294 domain-containing protein, with protein sequence MKALLILFFLFNLITFFVFGYDKYLARTNRRRISEKTLIYLALIGGSVGAVFAQKIFRHKSQKYRNLFWIILTVQFILFEGLWLYSQTSYMTF encoded by the coding sequence ATGAAAGCACTCCTAATCTTATTTTTTCTTTTTAATCTGATCACCTTTTTTGTCTTTGGCTACGATAAATACCTCGCCCGTACTAATCGACGACGAATCAGCGAAAAAACACTTATATACTTAGCTCTTATTGGAGGTAGTGTAGGTGCGGTATTTGCCCAAAAAATATTTCGTCACAAAAGTCAAAAGTACCGTAACCTTTTTTGGATTATACTTACGGTGCAGTTTATTCTGTTTGAGGGATTATGGCTCTATTCTCAAACATCGTACATGACATTTTAG
- a CDS encoding fibronectin type III domain-containing protein has translation MQRSLTYALSISLALSLFTGCTPIQPTPEKKVTIDPTLPIPSLNGSISDIQTIAFEWKAISDPRVSGYNIYRAAANESNQTLTRVGTIDGRFATHYVDEGLTPNTLYHYRFTTTAKELLESNGSETIEASTFPMIAPVSFFQSVGNMPRSAKLLWRPHPNTRINSYVIERLDVNDQEWSSIKTIEGRLNAEYIDTKLKDGQVYYYRVRAVTFDKLKTEPSETAKVVTKPLPPEIKGVSATTNLPKAISLKWEPSSLGSDLSHYNIYRSTSSNGIYEYRVKLTETTFTDTTKGDGEPFYYKVTAVDKDGLESPMGSIITQGVSLPKPHTPIAYDGRIGASGVDLQWTSSDPRIISYTVIKTTKTSWIGRESIEINNIKETKFQDPNTTPNVGYIYQVMGVDKDGIRSLPTEGIELMYEKK, from the coding sequence ATGCAACGCTCTCTAACCTACGCTTTGAGCATCTCTTTAGCGCTTAGTCTTTTTACCGGATGTACCCCTATTCAACCAACACCGGAAAAAAAAGTAACGATCGATCCAACTTTACCGATCCCTTCTCTTAACGGATCCATATCAGATATTCAAACCATTGCGTTTGAATGGAAAGCGATCAGTGACCCACGCGTCAGCGGATACAATATCTACCGCGCAGCTGCTAATGAAAGCAACCAAACACTTACTCGTGTCGGAACTATCGATGGACGATTCGCAACCCACTATGTCGATGAAGGACTCACACCGAACACCCTTTACCACTACCGCTTTACAACAACAGCAAAAGAGTTGCTAGAGTCTAACGGAAGCGAAACAATCGAAGCGAGCACTTTTCCGATGATTGCCCCTGTCAGTTTTTTTCAATCGGTTGGAAATATGCCTCGCAGTGCCAAATTACTTTGGCGTCCGCACCCAAATACCCGTATTAACAGCTATGTAATCGAGCGGCTCGATGTTAACGATCAAGAGTGGAGCAGTATTAAAACTATTGAAGGTCGCTTAAATGCTGAATACATTGATACTAAACTCAAAGATGGACAAGTTTATTATTATCGTGTCCGTGCCGTTACCTTTGATAAATTAAAAACCGAGCCAAGTGAAACAGCAAAAGTAGTAACCAAACCTCTCCCTCCTGAAATCAAAGGGGTGAGTGCAACAACGAATCTCCCAAAAGCAATTTCGCTCAAATGGGAACCAAGTTCACTGGGGAGTGATTTAAGCCACTACAATATTTATCGTTCCACCAGTTCAAACGGTATTTATGAATACCGTGTTAAATTAACGGAAACTACATTTACCGATACTACCAAAGGAGATGGTGAGCCATTCTACTACAAAGTCACCGCCGTAGATAAAGATGGGTTAGAAAGTCCAATGGGCTCAATCATCACCCAAGGTGTTAGCTTGCCAAAACCGCATACCCCTATCGCCTATGATGGACGTATCGGAGCGAGCGGTGTTGATTTACAGTGGACATCCAGCGATCCTCGTATCATTAGCTATACCGTTATTAAAACCACTAAAACGAGTTGGATAGGTCGTGAGTCTATCGAGATCAATAATATCAAAGAGACTAAGTTCCAAGACCCAAATACCACTCCAAACGTCGGTTATATCTATCAAGTAATGGGTGTCGATAAAGATGGTATCCGTTCTCTCCCGACTGAGGGTATTGAACTTATGTATGAGAAAAAATAA
- a CDS encoding GGDEF domain-containing protein — protein sequence MIDFTKAKVSSTTKLALILLSLTIGLVSFFAYKSYQNALATYTNQAKERLQLATTLLKPYHDEWHDRFTYENKPTEAEYQELLHKQSHLAQKIGVEYIYTFTYTLPPKFYFSSDSASEKDIHDPLLHTKLGQEYLDVSHYLKKTVESGIPQFGEAQDQWGTHFSYLAPFESPKGVKYVLGIDLSVHNIKEDALKIFWHWLFFGSLVSLIGFVFAFFAIKPIMRQLDEKNTKLEIQTKNLKDTNEKFEYLAKKDSLTGINNRREFFRLSEEIYNTYEDIYCVMLDLDMFKSINDTFGHKIGDIALIEFSKILTQHLDDKSIFGRIGGEEFALILFNKSSEDVYRIVESIREDTQNISIPVADQSIHFTVSIGITKKEGNDSIDTSLDKADQMLYEAKQDGRNKVRFRGRMF from the coding sequence TTGATTGATTTTACAAAAGCAAAAGTATCATCTACCACTAAATTAGCACTTATCCTCCTCAGTTTAACGATCGGTTTAGTCTCCTTTTTTGCCTACAAATCATATCAAAATGCCCTTGCAACCTACACTAACCAAGCAAAAGAGAGATTACAGTTAGCCACTACGTTATTAAAACCCTATCATGACGAGTGGCACGACAGGTTTACCTATGAAAACAAACCTACAGAAGCAGAATATCAAGAACTCTTACATAAACAATCCCATCTTGCACAAAAAATCGGTGTCGAATATATCTACACCTTTACCTACACATTACCCCCAAAATTTTATTTCTCTTCCGATAGTGCCAGTGAGAAAGATATACATGATCCCCTGTTACATACGAAACTAGGGCAAGAGTATTTAGATGTCAGTCATTATTTGAAAAAAACGGTCGAAAGCGGTATTCCCCAATTTGGTGAAGCACAAGATCAATGGGGAACCCATTTCTCCTACCTCGCTCCCTTCGAATCTCCAAAAGGGGTCAAGTATGTTTTAGGTATTGATTTATCGGTTCATAATATCAAAGAAGATGCACTTAAAATCTTTTGGCATTGGCTATTTTTCGGCTCTTTGGTATCATTAATCGGGTTTGTATTTGCATTTTTCGCCATTAAACCAATCATGAGACAGTTAGATGAGAAAAATACTAAACTCGAAATACAAACAAAAAATCTAAAAGACACCAACGAAAAATTTGAATATTTAGCCAAAAAAGACTCCCTCACCGGTATTAATAATCGCAGAGAGTTTTTTCGACTTTCAGAAGAGATATACAACACCTATGAAGATATCTATTGTGTAATGCTTGATCTGGATATGTTTAAATCAATCAACGATACTTTTGGTCATAAAATAGGTGACATTGCATTGATAGAGTTTTCAAAAATATTAACTCAACATCTCGATGACAAATCGATCTTCGGGCGAATCGGTGGTGAAGAGTTTGCATTGATATTGTTCAATAAATCATCTGAAGATGTATATCGTATCGTCGAATCGATTAGAGAAGATACTCAAAATATATCGATTCCAGTAGCCGATCAATCGATACACTTCACCGTTAGTATCGGGATAACTAAAAAAGAGGGGAATGACTCAATTGATACCAGTTTGGACAAAGCAGATCAAATGCTCTACGAAGCGAAACAAGACGGAAGAAACAAAGTCCGATTCAGAGGGCGAATGTTTTAA
- a CDS encoding FtsW/RodA/SpoVE family cell cycle protein, translating into MLNIDRRILAHFDYVTLMLIIPIVFLSGWLIYEIHPVLGQKHLTYVSVGFGVFVTLFLLPIRRMFWMIPIFYWGSIILLVAVEFIGHSRLGAKRWIEIPFIHFTLQPSELLKPAFVLMLAYLIHRNPPPHDGYRIKDFMKLSFFIVLPFLLIAKEPDLGTATVLVLLGFGILFIVGVHWKVWVGLSVAFVISLPLIYSNLHDYQKQRLTDFVGEKSSYHVEQSIIAIGSGGFFGKAKEDATQTQMKFLPIASSDFIFAYVVERFGFFGAFVLISLYAALIVHLLFLSTWTTDYYTKVVSGGLSLLVFIYMSVNIAMTMGLAPVVGVPLPMFSYGGSSFVNFMVLFAVMENLIAYRFRYLYDNVGKKSFV; encoded by the coding sequence TTGCTTAATATTGATCGGCGAATTCTAGCACATTTTGACTATGTAACCCTTATGCTGATTATCCCAATCGTTTTTTTATCGGGTTGGTTGATTTATGAGATTCATCCTGTGCTTGGGCAAAAACATTTGACCTATGTGAGTGTTGGTTTCGGCGTTTTTGTTACCCTTTTTCTTTTGCCGATACGACGAATGTTTTGGATGATTCCGATATTTTATTGGGGAAGTATAATCCTTTTGGTCGCAGTTGAATTTATCGGTCATTCCCGTTTAGGAGCAAAACGGTGGATTGAAATACCGTTTATCCATTTTACTCTCCAACCCTCCGAGCTACTAAAACCTGCATTTGTATTGATGTTAGCGTATCTCATCCATCGAAACCCCCCACCACATGATGGCTACAGAATAAAAGATTTTATGAAACTCTCTTTTTTTATTGTTTTGCCGTTTTTATTGATTGCTAAAGAACCCGATTTGGGTACAGCTACCGTTTTGGTATTGCTTGGATTTGGTATCTTATTTATCGTTGGGGTGCATTGGAAAGTTTGGGTAGGCTTAAGCGTTGCATTTGTCATCTCTCTCCCACTGATTTACTCTAATCTTCATGACTACCAAAAACAACGTTTGACCGATTTTGTCGGTGAAAAATCGAGTTACCACGTAGAACAGTCGATTATCGCGATTGGCTCAGGAGGTTTCTTTGGTAAAGCAAAAGAGGATGCGACTCAAACGCAAATGAAGTTTCTCCCTATCGCCTCAAGTGACTTTATCTTTGCCTATGTGGTGGAGCGTTTCGGATTTTTTGGAGCATTTGTTTTAATTTCTCTATATGCAGCTTTAATTGTCCATTTGCTATTTCTCTCGACATGGACAACCGATTATTACACCAAGGTGGTCTCAGGTGGTCTCTCACTGCTCGTTTTTATCTATATGAGTGTCAATATCGCCATGACAATGGGACTCGCCCCCGTCGTCGGTGTCCCTTTGCCTATGTTTAGCTATGGGGGGAGCAGTTTTGTCAACTTTATGGTTCTTTTTGCCGTAATGGAAAACTTAATTGCCTACCGTTTCCGTTATCTTTATGATAATGTTGGTAAAAAAAGCTTCGTCTAA
- a CDS encoding hemerythrin family protein, giving the protein MSTGLEWDEHYRLGITSIDDQHKHLFDIVAHIAALDAATSTKEDLRQILGELSTYMSEHFKDEEKYMEQIRFPSYEYHMRLHHDIIEFVNSSVSQAPTLAMIQTKLKFIIKKALIDHILVEDMKIKLFMMQKKEIMEEGIIDLESV; this is encoded by the coding sequence ATGTCAACAGGATTAGAATGGGATGAACATTATCGTTTAGGGATCACCTCTATCGACGATCAGCATAAACATCTTTTTGATATAGTGGCTCATATAGCAGCACTTGATGCAGCGACATCGACGAAAGAGGATTTACGACAAATATTAGGTGAATTGAGTACCTATATGAGTGAACATTTCAAAGATGAAGAGAAATATATGGAGCAAATTCGTTTTCCTTCGTATGAATATCATATGAGACTGCATCACGATATTATCGAGTTTGTCAACAGCTCGGTTTCACAAGCACCGACTTTGGCGATGATACAGACAAAACTCAAGTTTATTATTAAAAAAGCGCTGATTGATCATATTTTGGTAGAAGATATGAAAATTAAGCTCTTTATGATGCAAAAAAAAGAGATTATGGAGGAGGGGATTATTGATCTAGAGAGTGTTTAG
- a CDS encoding 3'-5' exonuclease codes for MIILDFETNSAAIHDVIEVAAFRIKREEGVYVIADTFHRYYFSEYEVNPYALAVHKLSPQRIERLRANVDYAEYFVEDQEFIEFCQGAKTLIAHNITFELRHLGELVRFDKHFCTMKSNKKIVGALNIRGSLKNPKLLETCRYYRIDFDEEQYHSAMYDVTKTLEVLNRMSIEI; via the coding sequence TTGATCATTCTGGACTTTGAAACCAACTCTGCTGCTATCCATGACGTGATCGAAGTCGCGGCATTTCGGATCAAAAGAGAAGAGGGCGTTTATGTCATCGCTGATACCTTTCATCGCTACTACTTCTCTGAATATGAGGTTAACCCTTACGCCCTTGCCGTCCATAAGCTCTCACCGCAGCGAATCGAGAGACTTCGGGCAAATGTTGATTATGCAGAGTATTTCGTAGAAGATCAGGAGTTTATAGAGTTCTGTCAGGGAGCTAAAACTCTTATCGCACACAACATAACGTTTGAACTGCGTCATCTCGGTGAACTTGTCAGATTTGATAAACACTTTTGTACGATGAAATCGAATAAAAAGATTGTTGGAGCGCTCAATATCCGAGGGAGTCTCAAGAACCCGAAACTGCTGGAAACCTGCCGATATTACCGAATCGATTTTGATGAAGAGCAGTACCACAGTGCGATGTATGATGTTACCAAAACGCTCGAAGTTTTAAATCGTATGAGTATAGAGATTTAA
- a CDS encoding GIY-YIG nuclease family protein, whose protein sequence is MNSLLPYSLYILQCNDGTYYTGITSELVRRINEHNTSTKGAKYTRNRRPVVLVYHETYPDKSSALKREVQIKRLTRAQKIDLIASTTPYNL, encoded by the coding sequence ATGAATAGTTTACTACCCTACTCTCTGTATATCCTCCAATGCAATGATGGTACCTATTACACCGGAATCACCTCGGAGTTGGTACGGAGAATCAATGAACACAACACTTCCACTAAGGGTGCTAAATATACTCGTAACCGCCGACCGGTAGTTTTAGTCTATCATGAAACATATCCAGATAAATCGAGTGCCCTTAAACGGGAGGTGCAAATCAAACGGCTTACCCGAGCTCAAAAGATAGATTTGATTGCCTCTACTACTCCTTATAACCTCTAA